The following proteins are encoded in a genomic region of Pseudomonas sp. Os17:
- a CDS encoding disulfide bond formation protein B, which yields MSLAGSRVLFSLVFLAGALASWAAFNLQTGGGLESCPLWGVQRLLLLMFGGVNLLAVVQGPGRVGRALYWGFNLVLGLLGVITAGRHVLLQNIPSEQLLACLPDMPFMLRQLSWWQALQLTFRGTSDCAEVTWTLLDMSLPEWSLLFFLIMLIFSGYRLLCMMRAARRVEALP from the coding sequence ATGTCGCTGGCAGGCTCCCGCGTGCTGTTCTCCCTGGTGTTCCTGGCGGGGGCCTTGGCCTCATGGGCGGCATTCAACCTGCAAACCGGTGGCGGCCTTGAGTCCTGCCCGTTGTGGGGCGTGCAGCGCTTGTTGCTGCTGATGTTCGGCGGGGTCAACCTGCTGGCTGTGGTGCAAGGGCCGGGGCGTGTCGGGCGAGCGCTCTACTGGGGATTCAACCTGGTGCTGGGCCTGCTCGGGGTGATCACCGCCGGGCGTCATGTGCTGTTGCAGAACATTCCGTCCGAGCAACTCCTGGCCTGTCTGCCGGACATGCCTTTCATGCTGCGCCAGCTGTCCTGGTGGCAGGCGCTGCAGCTGACCTTCAGGGGCACCTCGGATTGCGCCGAGGTCACCTGGACGCTGCTGGACATGAGCCTGCCCGAATGGAGCCTGCTGTTTTTCCTGATCATGCTGATCTTCAGCGGTTATCGTCTGCTGTGCATGATGCGGGCTGCACGCAGGGTTGAGGCGTTGCCCTGA
- a CDS encoding heme biosynthesis protein HemY, whose amino-acid sequence MKRAYVIVLLVIAAIGLLGLAIAEHPGYVLIAYSNFRYESSLWATLALVALIWLVIWGIKLLIELVMVSGGVVNPWSRRNRSRRVQIAIEQGQMDLAEGRWASAQKHLHRAAEAERQPLLYYLGAARAANEQGHYEECDRLLERALTRQPQAELAVALSHAQLQTDRGDTEGALSTLQAMHERHPHSVQVLRQLQRLHQQRGDWSALIRLLPELRKDKALPASELQELERRAWGENLSLAARREEDQVAGLQSLNRAWQQLTSAQRQEPQLVLAYAEQLRQLGAGAEAEEALRTAIKRKYESHLARLYGLVRGSDPSRQLQTAEHWLKEHADDPGLLLTLGRLCLQNSLWGKARDYLESSLRLQRNPETCAELARLLAQLGDTDRSNQLFQEGLGMLDERLLASPLPVPARA is encoded by the coding sequence ATGAAACGCGCCTACGTGATTGTGCTGTTGGTCATCGCCGCCATCGGCTTGCTGGGGCTGGCCATCGCCGAGCATCCCGGCTACGTGCTGATCGCCTACAGCAATTTCCGTTATGAATCGAGCTTGTGGGCGACCCTGGCCCTGGTGGCGCTGATCTGGCTGGTGATCTGGGGCATCAAGCTGTTGATCGAGCTGGTGATGGTTTCCGGTGGCGTGGTCAATCCCTGGTCGCGCCGCAACCGCAGTCGCCGGGTGCAGATCGCCATCGAGCAGGGCCAGATGGACCTGGCCGAAGGTCGCTGGGCCAGCGCGCAAAAGCACCTGCACCGTGCCGCCGAGGCCGAGCGCCAGCCGTTGCTGTACTACCTCGGTGCGGCCCGTGCCGCCAACGAGCAAGGGCACTACGAAGAGTGCGACCGGTTACTGGAGCGGGCGCTGACCCGGCAGCCCCAGGCGGAGTTGGCGGTGGCCTTGAGTCATGCCCAGTTGCAGACCGATCGGGGCGACACCGAAGGCGCCCTGAGCACCCTGCAAGCCATGCACGAGCGTCATCCGCACAGCGTTCAGGTGTTGCGTCAGTTGCAGCGTTTGCATCAGCAGCGTGGCGACTGGTCGGCGCTGATTCGCTTGCTGCCCGAGTTGCGCAAGGACAAGGCGCTGCCGGCCAGCGAGTTGCAGGAGCTGGAGCGTCGGGCCTGGGGCGAGAACCTGAGCCTGGCGGCGCGTCGTGAAGAGGATCAGGTGGCGGGCTTGCAGTCTCTCAATCGCGCCTGGCAACAACTGACCTCGGCGCAACGTCAGGAGCCGCAACTGGTGCTGGCCTACGCCGAGCAGTTGCGTCAGCTGGGGGCCGGTGCCGAAGCCGAAGAGGCGCTGCGTACCGCCATCAAGCGCAAATACGAAAGCCATCTGGCGCGGCTTTACGGCCTGGTGCGTGGTAGCGACCCGTCCCGTCAGTTGCAGACCGCCGAGCACTGGCTGAAGGAGCATGCTGACGATCCCGGTCTGCTGCTGACCCTGGGGCGCCTGTGCCTGCAGAACAGCCTGTGGGGCAAGGCCCGGGACTACCTGGAAAGCAGCCTGCGTCTGCAGCGCAATCCTGAAACCTGTGCCGAGCTGGCCCGGTTGCTGGCACAGTTGGGCGATACCGATCGCAGCAACCAACTGTTCCAGGAGGGCCTGGGCATGCTCGACGAGCGTCTGCTGGCCTCACCGTTGCCGGTTCCGGCGCGGGCCTGA
- a CDS encoding uroporphyrinogen-III C-methyltransferase, with amino-acid sequence MSETALPKDEVQPVSETPAEPTTPTVERRGNGLAILALLLGAAGVAAGGWGIWQVRSLQANHQQQLSQLQALGDQAQSFKLSEQRLSARLEQLPPADELEDRRRLVAQLQGDQQRLSQRLETVLGASRKDWRLAEAEHLLRLASLRLSALQDISSAQALVQGADDILREQNDPGSFAAREQLAKSLAALRSTEQPDRTGLFLQLGALRDQVLELSAVAPEFKDRGESLLGLTADGDGASRWAQWWDQISRYFRIDFNADKNIRPLLAGQGLTQVRLALSLALEQAQWAALNGQAPVYTQALTEARDVLVGNFNQDNPQSKIMLERLSELSKQPVTVVTPDLAKTLSAVQAYLERRNFNAEDSIKPLAKPAANTAQETSP; translated from the coding sequence GTGAGCGAAACAGCCTTGCCTAAAGATGAAGTCCAGCCGGTGTCCGAAACACCTGCTGAGCCCACGACCCCAACCGTTGAGCGTCGTGGCAACGGGTTGGCGATACTGGCCCTGCTGCTGGGGGCTGCGGGTGTCGCGGCCGGTGGCTGGGGGATCTGGCAGGTGCGCAGCCTGCAAGCCAATCACCAGCAGCAACTGAGTCAGTTGCAGGCCCTGGGGGATCAGGCCCAGAGCTTCAAACTCAGTGAACAGCGCCTGAGTGCGCGTCTTGAGCAGTTGCCGCCCGCCGACGAGCTGGAAGACCGGCGGCGTCTCGTGGCCCAGCTGCAAGGTGATCAGCAGCGTCTGAGTCAGCGCCTGGAAACCGTGCTGGGGGCCAGCCGCAAGGACTGGCGCCTGGCGGAAGCCGAACACCTGTTGCGCCTGGCCAGTCTGCGTCTGTCCGCGCTGCAGGACATCAGCAGCGCCCAGGCCCTGGTCCAGGGCGCCGACGATATCCTGCGTGAGCAGAACGACCCGGGCTCTTTCGCTGCACGCGAGCAGTTGGCCAAGAGCCTGGCGGCGTTGCGCAGCACCGAGCAGCCGGATCGCACCGGTCTGTTCCTGCAGTTGGGCGCCCTGCGCGATCAAGTCCTGGAGCTGAGTGCGGTGGCACCGGAATTCAAGGACCGCGGCGAATCATTACTGGGGCTGACCGCCGACGGCGATGGCGCAAGCCGCTGGGCGCAGTGGTGGGATCAGATCTCCCGCTACTTCCGTATCGACTTCAATGCCGACAAGAACATCCGTCCGTTGCTGGCGGGGCAGGGCCTGACTCAGGTGCGCCTGGCCCTGAGTCTGGCGCTGGAACAGGCCCAGTGGGCGGCCTTGAATGGTCAGGCGCCGGTTTATACCCAGGCGCTGACCGAGGCCCGGGATGTGCTGGTCGGCAACTTCAATCAGGACAATCCGCAGAGCAAGATCATGCTCGAGCGCCTGTCCGAACTGAGCAAGCAGCCGGTGACCGTGGTCACTCCAGACCTGGCCAAGACCCTGAGCGCGGTCCAGGCCTATCTTGAGCGGCGCAACTTCAACGCTGAGGACTCCATCAAGCCTCTGGCCAAGCCTGCGGCGAACACCGCCCAGGAGACCAGCCCATGA
- a CDS encoding uroporphyrinogen-III synthase, translated as MTGWRLLLTRPSEDCAALAAILADAQVFSSSLPLLEIQALPVTDAQRATLLELDRYCALIVVSKPAAHLGLKLLRAYWPEPPSQSWFTVGAGTGQILADAGLQVFYPQAGDDSEALLALPQLREAICRPDPRVLIVRGEGGRELLSERLRDLGASVDYLELYRRCLPRYAEDALLRKIAGERLNGLVVSSGQGFSHLLQLAGADWPQLARIPLFVPSPRVADMARAAGAEKVVDCRGASAAALLTALREQPVPVL; from the coding sequence GTGACCGGCTGGCGCCTGCTGCTGACCCGGCCGAGCGAGGATTGTGCTGCACTGGCAGCGATCCTGGCCGACGCCCAGGTGTTCAGCAGCAGCCTGCCGTTGCTGGAGATTCAGGCCTTGCCCGTCACTGACGCGCAACGCGCAACCCTGCTTGAACTGGATCGTTACTGTGCGCTGATCGTGGTCAGCAAGCCGGCGGCCCATCTTGGCCTGAAACTGCTGCGCGCCTATTGGCCAGAGCCCCCGTCCCAGAGCTGGTTTACCGTGGGCGCCGGAACCGGGCAGATCCTTGCGGACGCCGGTTTGCAGGTGTTCTATCCACAGGCGGGGGATGACAGTGAAGCCTTGCTTGCCCTTCCCCAATTGCGCGAGGCTATCTGCCGGCCCGATCCCCGGGTGCTGATCGTGCGTGGCGAGGGTGGTCGTGAGCTGCTCTCTGAGCGCTTGCGCGACCTAGGTGCTAGTGTCGATTATCTGGAACTCTACCGCCGGTGCCTCCCGCGTTACGCCGAGGATGCGCTGTTGCGCAAGATTGCGGGGGAACGCTTGAACGGGCTGGTGGTCAGCAGTGGACAGGGTTTCAGCCATTTGCTGCAGCTGGCCGGAGCGGACTGGCCGCAGTTGGCGCGGATACCGTTGTTTGTTCCAAGCCCCCGGGTCGCCGACATGGCACGTGCCGCCGGGGCGGAAAAAGTTGTGGATTGTCGCGGCGCCAGTGCCGCGGCTTTGCTAACGGCGTTACGGGAGCAACCCGTGCCCGTTCTCTAA
- the hemC gene encoding hydroxymethylbilane synthase — protein sequence MSSREIRIATRKSALALWQAEYVKARLQEAHPGLVVTLVPMVSRGDKLLDSPLSKIGGKGLFVKELETALLENQADIAVHSMKDVPMDFPEGLGLFCICEREDPRDAFVSNTYESLEQLPPGSVVGTSSLRRQAQLLTRRPDLQIRFLRGNVNTRLAKLDAGEYDAIILAAAGLIRLGFEERISSSISVDDSLPAGGQGAVGIECRSADTEIHALLAPLHHADTAIRVTAERALNKHLNGGCQVPIACYAVLEGEQIWLRGLVGEPSGGLLLSAEARGPRASASELGVQVADDLLAQGADEILRAVYGEAEQE from the coding sequence ATGTCCTCTCGCGAAATCCGCATCGCTACCCGCAAAAGTGCTCTGGCCTTGTGGCAGGCCGAATACGTCAAAGCCCGTCTGCAAGAGGCCCATCCGGGCCTTGTCGTGACCCTGGTGCCCATGGTCAGCCGCGGTGACAAACTGCTGGACTCGCCCCTGTCGAAAATCGGCGGCAAGGGGCTGTTCGTCAAGGAGCTGGAAACCGCACTGCTGGAGAACCAGGCCGACATCGCCGTGCACTCGATGAAGGACGTGCCCATGGACTTCCCCGAAGGTCTGGGCCTGTTCTGCATCTGTGAGCGCGAAGATCCGCGCGACGCCTTTGTCTCCAATACCTACGAAAGCCTTGAACAGTTGCCGCCAGGCAGCGTCGTGGGCACCTCCAGCCTGCGCCGCCAGGCCCAGTTGCTGACCCGTCGCCCCGACCTGCAGATCCGTTTTCTGCGGGGCAACGTCAATACCCGGCTGGCCAAGCTGGACGCCGGCGAATACGACGCCATCATCCTGGCTGCAGCCGGTCTGATCCGTCTGGGATTCGAAGAGCGCATCAGCTCCTCCATCAGTGTCGACGATAGCCTGCCTGCCGGTGGCCAGGGCGCGGTCGGCATCGAATGTCGCAGTGCCGACACTGAAATCCACGCTCTGCTGGCCCCTCTGCATCATGCCGATACCGCCATCCGGGTCACGGCCGAGCGCGCGCTGAACAAGCACCTCAACGGTGGCTGTCAGGTGCCGATCGCCTGTTACGCGGTGCTCGAAGGCGAACAGATCTGGCTGCGCGGCCTGGTGGGCGAGCCTAGCGGCGGCCTGCTGCTCAGCGCCGAAGCCCGTGGGCCTAGAGCATCTGCCAGCGAGCTGGGGGTGCAAGTGGCGGACGACCTGCTGGCCCAGGGCGCCGATGAGATCCTGCGCGCGGTGTACGGCGAGGCGGAGCAAGAGTGA
- a CDS encoding LytR/AlgR family response regulator transcription factor: MNVLIVDDEPQARERLSRMVSELEGYSVLEPSATNGEEALSLIDSLKPDIVLLDVRMPGLDGLQVAGKLCERETPPALVFCAAPDEFALEAFNASGVCHLVKPVRPELLLEALKAAEKPNRVQLAALTRPAAESGNGPRSHISARTRKGIELIPLAQVVYFIADHKYVTLRHESGEVLLDEPLKALEDEFGDRFVRIHRNALVARERIERLQRTPLGHFQLYLKGLNGDALIVSRRHVAGVRKMMQQL; the protein is encoded by the coding sequence ATGAATGTCCTGATCGTTGATGACGAACCCCAAGCCCGCGAGCGCCTGAGCCGGATGGTCAGTGAGCTTGAGGGGTACAGTGTCCTGGAGCCCAGCGCCACCAATGGCGAAGAGGCATTGAGCCTGATCGACAGCCTGAAGCCGGATATCGTATTGCTCGATGTCCGCATGCCGGGTCTGGATGGGCTGCAGGTTGCCGGTAAATTGTGCGAACGCGAGACGCCTCCGGCGCTGGTGTTTTGTGCGGCTCCGGATGAATTCGCCCTTGAGGCCTTCAATGCCAGTGGCGTCTGCCATCTGGTCAAGCCCGTGCGCCCCGAGCTGTTGCTCGAAGCGTTGAAAGCGGCCGAAAAGCCCAACCGTGTGCAACTGGCGGCCCTGACTCGGCCGGCAGCGGAAAGCGGCAACGGTCCGCGTAGCCACATCAGCGCGCGAACACGTAAGGGTATCGAACTGATTCCCCTGGCTCAGGTGGTGTATTTCATTGCCGACCACAAGTACGTGACCTTGCGTCACGAAAGTGGCGAAGTGCTTCTGGACGAACCCTTGAAGGCCCTGGAAGACGAATTCGGTGATCGCTTTGTGCGTATTCACCGCAATGCATTGGTGGCCCGCGAGCGGATCGAGCGCCTGCAACGAACGCCGCTGGGGCATTTCCAGCTGTACCTCAAGGGGCTCAATGGCGATGCCCTGATCGTCAGCCGGCGCCACGTAGCGGGCGTGCGCAAGATGATGCAACAGCTCTAG